One genomic region from Thermoplasma sp. Kam2015 encodes:
- a CDS encoding molybdenum cofactor biosynthesis protein MoaE yields the protein MFIDIVESKISVEDLIERVRNPKAGAIVTFEGTVREESDGIRVDALYYESYREMAIREIESMVNYCVERFNITDAAVVHRIGTVQITEDSVVIAVSAPHRDQAFSACRYIIDQIKERAPIWKRDIIHGAPADWH from the coding sequence ATGTTTATAGACATCGTGGAATCGAAGATATCCGTTGAAGATCTCATAGAACGGGTGAGGAATCCAAAAGCCGGCGCCATAGTGACATTTGAGGGGACTGTGCGTGAAGAATCGGACGGTATCAGGGTTGACGCGCTGTATTATGAGAGCTACCGTGAAATGGCGATAAGGGAAATAGAATCCATGGTGAATTACTGTGTTGAAAGATTTAACATAACCGATGCTGCAGTTGTTCACCGGATAGGCACCGTACAGATAACAGAGGACTCTGTGGTCATTGCGGTGTCGGCTCCGCACAGGGATCAGGCCTTCAGCGCCTGCAGGTATATCATAGACCAGATCAAGGAAAGAGCTCCAATCTGGAAGCGTGACATAATTCATGGCGCACCAGCAGATTGGCATTGA
- a CDS encoding GTP-binding protein, whose product MPTIEDRIKEIEDEIKRTQYNKATEHHIGLLKAKIAKLQMEASARHGGSHAGFAVPKSGDATVALVGFPNVGKSSLLNRLTNSDSEIGDYAFTTLKAIPGILEYKGAEIQILDLPGIIENASYGAGRGREILSAVRSADLIVIVTDVQAGGIDKILTELYNAGIVVNRKRRNVEIKKTTSGGIRLHKPKTVDIDEDYIKEIMKEFKLVNADVYIRENVSVEDIIETLQGRYVYIPSIVAVNKIDMNPSFDTSQVSQYGEVFRVSAKTGYGIEELKEGIFKSLSLIRVYLRNKAGVVDFQKPLILREGTTVREVCRKINRSMIDSFRYAIVSGKNRPIGEQRVGIDYQLMDEDIVTIISRF is encoded by the coding sequence ATGCCAACAATTGAAGATAGGATAAAGGAGATTGAGGATGAGATCAAGCGAACGCAGTATAACAAGGCGACAGAGCATCATATCGGTCTGTTAAAGGCGAAGATAGCAAAGCTGCAGATGGAGGCCAGCGCAAGGCACGGCGGATCCCATGCGGGATTTGCAGTTCCAAAGTCAGGAGATGCTACAGTTGCACTTGTCGGCTTCCCCAATGTGGGTAAGAGCAGCCTTCTGAATCGCCTCACAAACTCTGACAGCGAGATAGGCGATTACGCCTTCACTACACTGAAAGCTATACCGGGTATACTCGAATACAAGGGCGCGGAGATACAGATACTCGATCTTCCAGGCATCATTGAGAATGCATCCTATGGTGCTGGAAGGGGGAGAGAGATCCTCAGTGCAGTGCGATCAGCGGATCTGATAGTCATCGTTACCGATGTTCAGGCTGGTGGCATCGATAAGATACTGACAGAGCTTTATAATGCGGGTATAGTCGTGAACAGAAAACGCAGAAACGTGGAGATCAAGAAGACAACTTCCGGTGGAATAAGGTTGCACAAGCCAAAGACCGTTGACATAGATGAGGATTACATAAAGGAGATAATGAAGGAGTTCAAGCTTGTTAATGCGGATGTATACATACGCGAAAATGTGAGCGTCGAAGATATAATAGAAACGCTTCAGGGCCGTTACGTTTACATTCCATCCATCGTTGCAGTCAACAAAATTGATATGAATCCCTCGTTCGATACATCGCAGGTATCGCAGTACGGTGAGGTGTTCAGAGTTTCGGCAAAGACAGGTTATGGTATAGAGGAACTGAAGGAGGGGATATTCAAGTCACTGAGCCTCATCAGAGTATATCTCAGAAACAAGGCGGGAGTGGTTGATTTCCAGAAGCCGCTGATACTGAGAGAAGGTACAACGGTAAGGGAGGTCTGCAGGAAGATAAACAGAAGCATGATAGATTCCTTCAGATATGCAATAGTGTCCGGCAAAAACAGACCCATCGGCGAACAGAGGGTAGGCATCGATTACCAGCTTATGGATGAGGATATCGTCACCATAATAAGCAGATTCTGA
- a CDS encoding cytochrome ubiquinol oxidase subunit I — protein sequence MAFITTFDRLLFAYSIGVHIILVTMSISTIVVLSVAEYLGIRYKDKYYDLMAKRLAKVFTIFFAIGTASGIVMAAELVILFPKFFAVVAAVAMVPFYLEIFAFFTETIFLIIYIYYWDAFKNRITHWILTFFIGAGTLGSAAFIVMVNAWMNTPNGFNIPVYESTGKIVDVNPWASVNAPSFLAQIAHVVPETLLAGTMLIGGYFAYRYLRSKDIDERTFYMKGSKIAAALSMFYVILTGISGSLEASALIAYQPLKYSAIELNLMGGRAFEPEKLFGTIAYGKIVGAITIPGLQSLLAGTGNASYVVPKGLMYYPMNEWPPLIVHTMFDLMVLFGILIGLYLLAYLIMWAMKKQPYSNKWMAILFPLFGLISMYTMEDGWVVDEVGRQPWIIYNVMYVYQGANTTTSMIGPGIAMIIFYTLLIPVSFYFSARVFNREEVSKEVSESQSATGVNF from the coding sequence ATGGCGTTTATAACGACTTTTGACAGGTTGCTCTTCGCCTACTCGATCGGTGTTCACATAATACTGGTCACGATGAGCATCTCTACCATTGTCGTTCTCAGTGTGGCTGAGTACCTGGGCATAAGATACAAGGACAAATATTATGATCTGATGGCAAAAAGACTCGCCAAGGTATTCACGATATTTTTTGCCATAGGAACGGCAAGCGGCATAGTGATGGCGGCTGAGCTTGTCATACTGTTTCCGAAGTTCTTTGCAGTTGTAGCAGCAGTTGCAATGGTTCCCTTTTACCTGGAGATCTTTGCCTTCTTTACGGAGACCATATTTCTCATAATATACATATACTACTGGGATGCATTTAAGAACAGGATAACGCACTGGATCCTCACGTTCTTCATTGGGGCAGGAACACTCGGTTCGGCAGCTTTTATAGTGATGGTCAATGCCTGGATGAATACGCCCAATGGATTCAACATACCAGTGTACGAGAGTACGGGCAAGATCGTGGACGTGAATCCATGGGCATCAGTTAATGCGCCCTCCTTCCTGGCCCAGATCGCGCATGTCGTACCTGAGACACTCCTTGCCGGAACAATGCTTATAGGTGGCTACTTCGCGTACAGATATCTGAGGTCGAAGGACATCGATGAGCGAACATTTTATATGAAGGGAAGCAAGATAGCGGCAGCCCTATCCATGTTCTACGTGATACTCACAGGCATATCCGGATCCCTTGAGGCCAGTGCGCTGATCGCCTATCAGCCACTTAAGTATTCCGCCATAGAGCTGAATCTTATGGGGGGCCGTGCATTTGAGCCAGAGAAGCTCTTCGGTACAATCGCATACGGCAAGATCGTGGGTGCTATTACGATACCTGGCCTGCAGAGCTTGCTTGCTGGAACAGGTAACGCATCCTATGTTGTACCAAAGGGACTTATGTACTATCCGATGAATGAATGGCCGCCACTGATAGTGCACACCATGTTCGATCTGATGGTTCTGTTCGGTATACTGATCGGTCTCTACTTGCTTGCTTATCTGATAATGTGGGCCATGAAGAAGCAGCCATACAGCAATAAATGGATGGCAATTCTGTTTCCGCTTTTCGGATTGATATCAATGTACACCATGGAGGATGGTTGGGTTGTGGATGAAGTCGGGAGGCAGCCATGGATAATATATAACGTAATGTATGTATACCAGGGTGCGAACACCACAACCTCGATGATAGGCCCGGGTATAGCGATGATCATCTTCTACACGCTGTTGATACCGGTGTCGTTCTACTTCTCGGCGAGAGTGTTCAACAGGGAAGAGGTCAGCAAGGAAGTTTCGGAATCCCAGTCCGCAACAGGGGTCAACTTCTGA
- a CDS encoding cyclodeaminase/cyclohydrolase family protein, translating to MEGIEDFLEKLASPSPAPGGGAASAFVSIVGASLISMVSQLTIGKKNYAQYDEEMKGILEKERQIEKELRSLIDEDEKAFNAIMEALKMPKETEEQKRMRDERLQAALRTGIEVPWNIAKKSYELLTLVEPLADHGNKNAVTDAGSAALFLQAAIKAALYNVKINLKMVKDEEYAADQRMKMNVFLENTDETFERIKKKVEEKL from the coding sequence ATGGAGGGCATAGAAGATTTTCTTGAAAAACTTGCCAGCCCCTCTCCCGCACCCGGTGGTGGTGCAGCAAGTGCCTTTGTCTCCATAGTCGGCGCATCGCTTATATCAATGGTTTCTCAGCTGACCATAGGAAAGAAGAACTATGCGCAGTACGATGAAGAGATGAAGGGTATCCTGGAAAAGGAAAGGCAGATCGAGAAAGAGCTCCGCTCGCTGATCGATGAGGATGAGAAGGCGTTCAATGCCATAATGGAAGCGCTGAAGATGCCGAAGGAAACCGAGGAACAGAAGAGGATGAGGGACGAGAGGCTTCAGGCTGCCCTCAGAACTGGCATAGAGGTACCATGGAACATAGCGAAGAAGTCCTATGAACTGCTGACACTGGTGGAACCACTTGCGGATCACGGCAACAAGAATGCCGTGACGGATGCTGGATCCGCAGCACTATTTCTGCAGGCAGCGATAAAGGCCGCGCTCTACAACGTGAAGATAAACCTCAAGATGGTTAAGGACGAGGAATACGCTGCGGATCAGAGGATGAAGATGAACGTGTTCCTTGAGAATACGGATGAGACGTTCGAGAGGATCAAGAAGAAGGTGGAGGAGAAACTATGA
- the ftcD gene encoding glutamate formimidoyltransferase encodes MSLVECVPNFSEGRDRTKVDKIRDAIASVDTVKVLDVEMDPNHNRSVITFVCDSSKAVDAAFAGIKTAAEIIDMDVHRGEHPRFGAADVIPFVPLQDTKMETCVKLARELGRRVGEELNIPVYLYSEAAQRPERYDLAAIRNKNFQYEQLKEAIKDDRWKPDFGPSVVGKAGASIIGARDFLIAYNVNLNTANMEIGKKIASALRARDGGLTFVKSLAFFLKDKNMVQISMNLTNYRKTPIYRAFELVKLEAARYGVMPVESEIVGLVPEQALIDVAKFYLQLNGFDEGNILERKMEKS; translated from the coding sequence ATGTCTCTTGTGGAGTGCGTTCCAAACTTCAGTGAGGGAAGGGACAGGACGAAGGTTGACAAGATAAGGGATGCGATTGCGTCTGTGGATACCGTCAAGGTGCTGGATGTGGAGATGGATCCGAACCACAACAGATCCGTCATAACGTTCGTGTGCGACTCGTCAAAGGCAGTTGACGCAGCCTTTGCAGGCATAAAGACCGCCGCAGAGATCATAGACATGGATGTACACCGCGGCGAACATCCAAGGTTCGGTGCAGCGGACGTTATACCATTTGTTCCGCTCCAGGATACGAAGATGGAGACCTGCGTGAAGCTGGCCAGGGAACTGGGAAGAAGGGTCGGCGAGGAGCTCAACATACCGGTATACCTTTATTCCGAGGCGGCGCAGAGGCCTGAAAGATACGATCTTGCAGCGATAAGAAACAAGAATTTTCAGTATGAGCAGCTCAAGGAGGCCATAAAGGATGATAGGTGGAAGCCAGATTTTGGGCCCTCTGTTGTCGGGAAGGCTGGTGCATCCATAATCGGTGCGAGGGACTTCCTGATAGCGTACAACGTGAACCTTAACACAGCAAACATGGAGATAGGTAAGAAGATCGCCTCTGCACTTCGCGCCAGGGATGGTGGTCTCACCTTCGTCAAATCTCTGGCATTCTTCCTCAAGGATAAGAACATGGTGCAGATATCAATGAATCTTACGAACTACAGGAAGACACCCATATACCGTGCCTTCGAGCTCGTTAAGCTTGAAGCGGCTAGGTACGGTGTTATGCCTGTTGAGAGCGAGATCGTGGGGCTCGTACCAGAACAGGCGCTGATAGACGTTGCGAAATTCTATCTGCAGCTCAACGGATTCGACGAGGGAAATATACTCGAACGCAAGATGGAGAAGTCATGA
- a CDS encoding Mrp/NBP35 family ATP-binding protein, with protein sequence MAKGTIKTNTPPPAPVIAPPGKSTKYKVKYTITVMSGKGGVGKSTVAVNLAVSLAKRGLKVGLIDADINGPDDPKLLGVSDLKLYADEEGIIPAETRYGVRVVSMGFLIPTEDTPIIWRGSLMHKAIQQFLEDVNWKDTDIVVLDMPPGTGDVALSVAQLIPESNGVVIVVTPQDVALLDARKAINFAKQLKLPVLGIIENMSGFVCPHCGNVTYIFKNGGGERSAKEYNLPFLGKIPLIPEIADNGDKGIPAVEINDKIKEIFDSIVDQILKEAQIENIKQ encoded by the coding sequence ATGGCAAAGGGAACAATAAAGACAAATACACCGCCGCCTGCTCCGGTTATTGCGCCACCAGGCAAATCGACGAAGTACAAGGTTAAGTATACAATAACCGTTATGAGCGGCAAGGGAGGTGTTGGAAAATCCACCGTGGCCGTTAATCTGGCCGTATCTCTGGCAAAGAGAGGGCTGAAGGTCGGCCTGATAGACGCAGACATAAACGGCCCAGACGACCCCAAGCTGCTGGGCGTTTCTGATCTGAAGCTCTATGCAGATGAGGAGGGTATAATACCGGCTGAGACGAGATATGGAGTGCGCGTGGTATCAATGGGATTCCTGATCCCCACTGAAGATACCCCAATAATATGGCGCGGATCGTTGATGCACAAGGCCATACAGCAGTTTCTGGAGGACGTCAACTGGAAGGACACGGACATCGTGGTTCTGGACATGCCTCCTGGAACCGGCGATGTTGCCCTCAGCGTGGCGCAGCTCATCCCTGAATCCAACGGTGTTGTCATCGTTGTGACGCCTCAGGATGTCGCGCTTCTGGATGCAAGGAAGGCCATAAACTTCGCAAAACAGTTAAAGCTGCCAGTTCTTGGAATAATCGAAAACATGAGCGGTTTCGTATGCCCGCACTGCGGCAATGTTACCTATATATTCAAGAACGGGGGCGGAGAGAGATCAGCAAAGGAATACAATCTGCCGTTCCTTGGAAAAATACCGCTTATTCCAGAGATCGCTGATAACGGAGATAAGGGGATACCTGCCGTCGAGATAAACGACAAGATAAAAGAGATATTCGACAGTATAGTCGATCAAATACTCAAAGAAGCACAGATAGAGAACATAAAACAGTGA
- a CDS encoding coiled-coil protein, with protein MTDLLQEFEEKRDILRKAIEEHIKKRDEAAQQSRNYAEQRDQLNAKVHEMRDQVKQKISQKNALIEEVQKIRSEKEEHFKKLSELRKEYKKIAEEANYTNVNQREIRAKERELQKLIKKQETMQLTKAEEDKVVQEIKRLSNEIKKMKEDREKQLSENEKVKDLLAEIEKEKTLARDLKKRAEEISNQISEISNDINKSLQELDEVRKKADEMHEMAIKYGKESEQEHEAFIQAKNDLKDLEKVIAGLKTKKRATKKKEKDDELQQKAEILFEKFKNGEELTTDDLLILQKAGFL; from the coding sequence ATGACGGATCTTCTCCAGGAATTTGAGGAAAAGAGAGACATTCTGAGAAAGGCAATAGAGGAGCATATAAAGAAAAGAGATGAAGCTGCACAGCAAAGCCGTAATTATGCCGAACAGAGGGACCAGCTGAACGCCAAGGTTCACGAAATGAGGGACCAGGTCAAACAGAAGATATCACAGAAGAACGCCCTCATAGAGGAAGTTCAGAAGATAAGGTCAGAGAAGGAAGAGCATTTTAAGAAGCTTTCAGAGCTAAGAAAGGAGTACAAAAAGATAGCTGAAGAAGCCAACTACACGAACGTGAACCAGAGAGAGATCAGAGCCAAGGAAAGGGAGCTTCAGAAGCTGATAAAGAAACAAGAAACAATGCAGCTGACAAAGGCGGAAGAGGACAAGGTTGTGCAGGAGATTAAGCGCCTCAGCAACGAGATCAAGAAGATGAAGGAGGACAGGGAGAAACAGCTCAGCGAGAACGAGAAGGTCAAAGATCTGCTGGCCGAGATAGAAAAGGAAAAGACGCTCGCAAGGGATCTGAAGAAGAGAGCAGAGGAAATATCAAACCAGATATCCGAAATAAGCAACGATATAAACAAGTCTCTCCAGGAACTTGATGAGGTCAGGAAGAAGGCCGATGAAATGCATGAGATGGCCATAAAATACGGAAAGGAGTCTGAACAGGAACATGAAGCTTTCATACAGGCGAAGAACGATCTCAAGGATCTAGAGAAGGTAATAGCCGGGCTTAAGACAAAGAAGAGGGCAACCAAGAAGAAGGAAAAGGATGATGAGCTTCAGCAGAAGGCTGAGATCCTCTTCGAGAAATTCAAGAACGGTGAGGAACTCACCACGGATGATCTATTGATCCTTCAGAAAGCGGGATTCCTGTGA
- a CDS encoding formate--tetrahydrofolate ligase — MRDIEEIIKEIGLGKEDYELYGRYMAKLDLSLQSRGRPKAKLILVTAMTPTPAGEGKTTTTIGLGQAFKRLGKNVAIAIREPSLGPCFGIKGGATGGGKSKVEPSDRINLFFTGDFPAITAAHNLLSAMINNHMYHGNELALDPKRITFPRTIDMNDRSLRNILVGVGSRDMGVLANDNFVITPASEVMAITGLSLNYQDLKNRLSKILAGFTNKNKPVFAGDLKAEGSMAALLRDALKPNLVQTTEGVPAFVHTGPFGNIAHGTSSLVADKIAMNLFDYVITEAGFGSDLGAEKFFNLASRIGNLPINAVVLVATIRAIKHHGGSKKEGEDVDAVKIGSKNLIRHVQNIRRFGIDPVVAINRFPTDTDAEIRTLGEILDSNGIKWALSEVFAKGGEGGIDLANKVLASIGDYEIKRTYDLKDDIRTKIEKIAKYVYGADGVIFEKKALTDMKKAEEIMENPYVCMAKTQYSFSDDASLLNDPHGFTVKVQSMNISSGAGFVVPILGEIMTMPGLPKHPAAENIDLTDSGEITGLF, encoded by the coding sequence ATGAGGGATATAGAGGAGATAATTAAAGAGATTGGACTTGGAAAGGAAGACTACGAGCTGTACGGTAGGTACATGGCGAAGTTGGATCTTAGCCTTCAGTCACGAGGCAGGCCAAAGGCAAAACTCATACTCGTCACCGCAATGACGCCGACACCTGCCGGAGAGGGAAAGACCACAACGACCATAGGGCTTGGCCAGGCCTTCAAAAGGCTCGGTAAGAACGTGGCAATAGCCATAAGGGAGCCTTCGCTGGGACCGTGTTTCGGCATAAAGGGAGGTGCAACAGGTGGCGGAAAGTCCAAAGTCGAGCCGAGCGACCGCATCAATCTCTTCTTTACCGGCGACTTTCCTGCAATAACGGCTGCGCACAACCTCCTGTCAGCGATGATAAACAACCACATGTACCACGGAAATGAACTGGCCCTGGATCCCAAGAGGATCACGTTTCCAAGGACCATCGATATGAATGATAGATCACTCCGCAATATCCTTGTTGGCGTCGGATCCAGGGATATGGGGGTTCTGGCAAACGACAACTTCGTGATAACGCCGGCAAGCGAGGTCATGGCGATAACCGGGCTTTCCCTCAACTATCAGGATCTGAAGAACAGGCTATCAAAGATACTCGCCGGCTTCACAAACAAGAACAAGCCTGTATTCGCAGGCGATCTGAAGGCGGAGGGGTCTATGGCGGCACTTCTCAGGGATGCGCTGAAGCCGAACCTTGTGCAAACCACAGAGGGCGTCCCAGCGTTTGTCCACACGGGGCCGTTTGGAAACATCGCTCATGGAACGTCAAGCCTGGTTGCAGACAAGATCGCAATGAACCTGTTCGATTACGTCATAACGGAGGCCGGCTTCGGTTCAGATCTGGGAGCTGAAAAGTTCTTCAACCTCGCCTCAAGGATCGGCAACCTTCCGATAAATGCCGTCGTGCTTGTTGCCACCATAAGGGCAATAAAGCACCATGGTGGGAGCAAAAAGGAGGGCGAAGACGTCGATGCCGTTAAGATCGGATCAAAGAACCTGATCAGGCATGTGCAGAACATAAGGAGGTTCGGAATCGATCCTGTCGTAGCCATAAACCGCTTCCCTACTGATACTGATGCTGAAATAAGGACTCTTGGCGAGATCCTGGATTCGAACGGCATAAAGTGGGCCCTATCGGAGGTGTTCGCAAAGGGAGGCGAAGGCGGCATCGATCTGGCCAACAAGGTGCTCGCATCCATCGGAGACTACGAGATAAAGCGCACCTATGATTTGAAGGACGACATACGCACAAAGATAGAGAAGATAGCGAAATACGTTTACGGAGCAGACGGCGTGATCTTTGAGAAGAAGGCCCTCACCGATATGAAGAAGGCAGAGGAGATCATGGAGAATCCATACGTGTGCATGGCCAAGACGCAGTACTCATTCAGCGATGATGCCTCACTGCTGAACGATCCGCATGGCTTCACCGTGAAGGTTCAGTCCATGAACATATCTTCCGGTGCGGGCTTCGTTGTTCCAATACTCGGTGAGATCATGACAATGCCTGGCCTTCCAAAGCATCCGGCTGCGGAGAACATCGATTTAACAGACTCTGGAGAGATAACCGGACTCTTCTGA
- a CDS encoding DUF131 domain-containing protein: protein MNIFRLGYLLVLAGILILIAMAAIGIAHFALFIIFPIIYGSGLSIIPFLLIFLGIVLMFFSPFQFQRDADQVFIPPEYESSFEDNAREERKEEKHYGGLIMIGPIPIIFGNDKNLIYISIGVVVLIILVFILYYLRG, encoded by the coding sequence ATGAACATATTCAGGTTGGGTTACCTGCTGGTACTGGCTGGGATCCTGATCCTGATTGCCATGGCAGCAATCGGGATTGCTCATTTTGCTCTTTTTATCATATTTCCTATCATATACGGTTCAGGTTTGTCCATAATACCGTTTCTCCTCATATTCCTCGGTATCGTGCTGATGTTCTTCTCTCCATTTCAGTTCCAAAGGGATGCAGATCAGGTGTTCATACCGCCTGAATATGAAAGCAGCTTTGAGGATAATGCACGCGAGGAGAGAAAAGAGGAAAAACACTATGGCGGCCTCATAATGATAGGCCCAATTCCGATAATATTTGGAAATGATAAGAATTTAATTTACATATCAATAGGCGTTGTCGTTCTCATAATCCTAGTTTTCATCCTGTACTATCTCAGAGGATAG
- a CDS encoding TenA family protein codes for MIAESLKSLYDDEWKGYVDHEFVSRMRNGDLPIENFKFYLVQDSLYVNEMIKAVIRSAELMPSDMAFQILSAVILGRDKGMETHAYLENELGVEGNGRMTMTTYSYTRHLRYSSTIGWPQFLAAWIPCMWGYSEVGRSVSSSPNKYYRMWAEFYASKEYADRVSVILSAMDRFNGDITEIKDYFLISLKFEQRFWQAALEMESPI; via the coding sequence ATGATAGCGGAAAGCTTGAAGTCTCTCTATGATGACGAATGGAAGGGGTATGTGGATCATGAATTTGTATCGAGGATGAGAAATGGAGATCTGCCAATAGAAAACTTCAAATTTTACCTCGTCCAGGATTCGCTATATGTGAACGAGATGATCAAGGCTGTGATAAGGTCGGCAGAACTGATGCCAAGCGATATGGCCTTTCAGATACTATCCGCCGTCATCTTGGGAAGGGACAAGGGCATGGAAACGCATGCTTATCTGGAAAATGAACTTGGCGTAGAGGGCAACGGCAGGATGACCATGACAACGTATTCCTACACCAGGCATCTCCGTTATTCATCCACAATCGGATGGCCACAGTTCCTTGCAGCTTGGATACCATGTATGTGGGGCTATTCTGAGGTCGGCAGGTCTGTCTCTTCATCTCCCAATAAATATTACAGGATGTGGGCTGAATTCTATGCTTCGAAAGAATATGCAGACAGAGTGTCCGTAATACTGAGCGCAATGGACAGATTCAATGGCGATATAACTGAGATCAAGGATTACTTTCTCATCAGCCTGAAATTTGAACAGCGTTTCTGGCAGGCCGCGCTGGAGATGGAAAGCCCCATCTGA
- a CDS encoding alpha/beta fold hydrolase produces the protein MESGEILISGSKILYSYTAKAGIKKNLVLIDINGEGIWNDIRAPDRIVQWNVNVYMPVFPGNEGENSKYHGSIDTASEFYYDFVQAMKLKNVMLMGEGINADVALKCSMNHPEKYSNVIVVDGTGYEGYAEELYRVQKPVLLVWGGARGYRETMIGQSYHDLIAGSVFKVFDGSKRPLKDSTDRFFSMLRNYIAID, from the coding sequence ATGGAAAGTGGAGAGATCCTGATCTCCGGTTCAAAAATCCTTTACAGCTATACTGCAAAGGCAGGGATCAAGAAGAACCTTGTGCTTATAGACATAAACGGGGAAGGCATCTGGAATGATATCAGGGCACCGGACAGGATAGTTCAGTGGAATGTAAATGTATACATGCCGGTATTTCCGGGAAATGAAGGTGAGAATTCAAAATATCACGGGAGCATTGATACCGCCTCGGAATTTTACTACGATTTTGTGCAGGCCATGAAATTGAAGAACGTTATGCTGATGGGCGAGGGCATAAACGCGGATGTTGCATTGAAATGTTCTATGAACCATCCAGAGAAATACAGCAATGTGATCGTGGTGGACGGTACCGGCTATGAGGGGTATGCAGAGGAACTGTATCGGGTTCAGAAGCCAGTTTTGCTGGTATGGGGTGGTGCAAGGGGATACCGCGAAACCATGATCGGCCAGTCCTATCATGACCTGATCGCAGGTTCTGTGTTCAAGGTTTTTGATGGAAGTAAGAGGCCATTGAAGGACAGCACAGACAGGTTCTTCTCCATGCTCCGAAACTATATTGCCATTGACTAG
- a CDS encoding sugar phosphate nucleotidyltransferase — protein MAGGKGTRLRPITYSIPKPLVPVAGKPVISYILDAFYRSGINDIIITTGYKFESLIKGVLENKNGDQNILFSVEKEAAGTAGGVKLAENFLDDTFVVGSGDILIDFDVGDMIREHQHKKNKITIAITKVDDPSQFGIAEIDEDGYIKRFLEKPGKNETFSDTINAGVYVMDRSLLRYIPQTGQYDFAKDLFPKLLSQGVKIGTYLIDGVWLDAGRPKDVIKANQIMVEKYGESFNGSGKAIVRSKVPDGASVKPPIYIGEGVHMGKNITISGSAVYDNVSIGDDVHIENSVIMASSKIMRGTKVVNSVIMQNTTIGEDCEIHESVLSQKLNLQNGSKVYQVALSSEIVQDEN, from the coding sequence ATGGCTGGAGGAAAAGGGACAAGGCTGAGACCGATAACATATTCAATTCCAAAGCCTCTTGTTCCAGTTGCTGGCAAGCCCGTGATATCGTACATACTTGATGCGTTCTACAGATCCGGAATAAATGACATAATAATCACAACTGGATACAAATTTGAATCCCTGATAAAGGGTGTGCTTGAAAATAAGAATGGAGACCAGAACATACTGTTTTCGGTTGAGAAGGAAGCTGCAGGCACTGCCGGCGGCGTCAAGCTTGCTGAAAATTTCCTGGACGATACCTTCGTCGTTGGAAGCGGAGATATACTTATCGACTTCGATGTTGGGGACATGATCAGGGAGCATCAGCATAAAAAGAACAAGATAACCATAGCCATCACAAAGGTCGATGATCCATCACAATTCGGTATAGCAGAGATAGATGAAGACGGATACATCAAGAGATTTCTCGAAAAGCCCGGCAAAAATGAGACGTTCTCAGACACGATAAACGCTGGCGTTTACGTCATGGATCGATCTCTTCTTCGTTATATTCCTCAGACCGGACAGTACGACTTTGCGAAGGATCTCTTCCCGAAATTGCTCTCCCAGGGCGTGAAGATCGGAACATATTTGATAGATGGGGTATGGCTGGATGCCGGCAGGCCAAAGGACGTCATAAAGGCAAACCAGATCATGGTTGAAAAATACGGAGAAAGTTTCAACGGATCTGGAAAGGCCATAGTCAGGTCGAAGGTTCCGGATGGCGCTTCTGTGAAGCCGCCGATATACATAGGCGAAGGTGTCCATATGGGCAAAAACATAACCATATCAGGATCGGCCGTTTACGACAACGTCTCAATCGGGGACGATGTTCATATAGAGAATTCAGTTATAATGGCTTCTTCAAAGATAATGAGGGGAACGAAGGTGGTCAACTCCGTCATAATGCAGAACACGACCATAGGCGAGGATTGCGAAATACATGAGAGCGTGCTCTCTCAGAAGCTTAACCTCCAAAACGGATCCAAAGTGTATCAGGTGGCCCTATCCTCTGAGATAGTACAGGATGAAAACTAG